Proteins encoded by one window of Rubinisphaera margarita:
- a CDS encoding ArnT family glycosyltransferase codes for MPSPQQSLFLQRSVYLLLLIAFALRMAMILLRFDELQQDRDLYLGLAEKIWQGAGFLNPFTDEPTAFRPPMYVFLVALFRGIAGDWGLALLHGAAGMVTVWATCRCGFEMSLRWGAIAAGTIVALDPLLIRYSSLAMTEVVFTALLSLTMLCWFYSRRSFGLTVLTGLSFGVSALCRPTIWPMLLVIPVLAALGRLLWKAGRQEDLEFASWKFLLGHLFVVGLTAFLVVLPWGLRNQLVLGQFKMTTTHGGYTLLLGNNSTFYEAVVQKPLGTTWGDYPVEDPRSQTQWYGRLTQELNDQGLTGEFERDKAQYDLAFQEISENPGVFLQSCLLRQLRLWSPVPQGEEANALPGVVFFGLWMFYGTLYVLAIAGITISLRLKREPWPLIWLLAMIITLAVVHTFYWSNARMRAPLIPALALLAGVTVDLVVCRLNRRAKAKSTPV; via the coding sequence GTGCCGTCTCCGCAACAGTCTTTGTTCCTGCAACGGTCGGTTTATCTACTGTTGTTGATCGCCTTTGCGTTGCGCATGGCGATGATTCTTTTGCGGTTCGACGAACTCCAGCAGGATCGCGACCTGTATCTGGGGCTGGCGGAGAAGATCTGGCAGGGAGCCGGATTTCTCAACCCGTTCACAGACGAGCCGACCGCGTTTCGTCCGCCGATGTACGTCTTTCTGGTCGCTCTGTTTCGCGGCATCGCGGGCGACTGGGGCCTTGCCCTTCTCCACGGAGCGGCCGGCATGGTAACGGTCTGGGCGACCTGCCGCTGCGGATTTGAGATGTCACTCCGCTGGGGAGCCATCGCTGCCGGGACGATTGTCGCTCTCGATCCCCTGTTGATTCGTTACAGCTCTCTGGCGATGACAGAAGTCGTCTTCACGGCATTGCTCAGTTTGACAATGCTCTGCTGGTTCTACAGTCGCCGAAGCTTTGGGCTCACTGTATTGACCGGACTCAGTTTTGGTGTCTCAGCACTCTGCCGCCCGACGATCTGGCCGATGCTGCTGGTGATTCCTGTTCTAGCGGCGCTCGGTCGACTGCTCTGGAAGGCGGGACGCCAGGAAGATCTGGAGTTCGCCAGCTGGAAGTTTCTGCTGGGGCATCTGTTCGTAGTCGGACTGACCGCTTTTCTGGTCGTACTCCCCTGGGGGCTCCGCAATCAGCTGGTGCTCGGACAGTTCAAGATGACGACCACTCACGGCGGGTACACCCTCCTGCTCGGAAACAACAGCACCTTCTACGAGGCTGTCGTGCAGAAGCCGCTCGGGACGACCTGGGGCGATTACCCGGTTGAAGATCCTCGCAGCCAGACGCAGTGGTACGGGCGGCTCACTCAAGAATTGAACGATCAGGGGCTGACAGGCGAATTCGAGCGGGACAAGGCTCAATACGATCTGGCTTTTCAGGAGATCTCGGAAAACCCCGGCGTGTTTCTGCAGTCCTGTCTGCTTCGGCAATTGCGGCTCTGGTCTCCCGTTCCTCAAGGGGAAGAAGCGAACGCTCTGCCGGGAGTCGTCTTCTTCGGGCTATGGATGTTCTATGGCACCCTCTACGTTCTGGCCATCGCCGGGATTACGATCTCTTTACGATTGAAACGCGAGCCATGGCCCCTGATCTGGCTTCTCGCAATGATCATCACGCTCGCTGTGGTGCACACGTTTTACTGGTCGAACGCCCGGATGAGGGCTCCGTTGATTCCCGCTCTGGCACTTCTCGCGGGAGTCACTGTTGATCTGGTTGTTTGTCGCCTGAATCGCCGTGCGAAGGCGAAGTCCACTCCCGTCTGA
- a CDS encoding alpha/beta hydrolase produces MRSFLWILCFVFCSPALLHAQEVIKLWPDNPPGEPLEVGPEEDITKPNDRLIAGKRIIKLANVAEPEVHVYLPPQEKRNGTSVVICPGGGFSILAWDLEGTEAAEWLNNLGVTAVVLKYRVPTRNRDVKWEAAAQDAQRAISLVRSRSEEWMLNPDRVGVLGFSAGGHTAARAALAGEKRYYETQDDIDKWDCRPNMAMLIYPAYLDEGDGATLADGLVVNASSPQMFIVHAFDDRISVTGSLALALELKQAGVAFDLHVYDTGGHGYGLRPVPDQPVTSWPNRCADWMKRNGWLKAEVETNSKAKQSEQ; encoded by the coding sequence ATGAGATCATTCCTTTGGATTCTCTGCTTCGTGTTCTGCTCTCCCGCCCTGCTCCACGCCCAGGAAGTGATCAAACTCTGGCCGGACAATCCGCCCGGGGAACCTCTCGAAGTCGGACCGGAAGAGGATATTACCAAGCCCAACGATCGACTGATCGCCGGCAAACGGATTATCAAACTGGCCAACGTGGCCGAACCAGAAGTGCATGTCTATCTCCCGCCTCAAGAGAAACGGAACGGGACGTCCGTCGTCATCTGTCCGGGCGGCGGCTTTAGTATTCTGGCCTGGGATCTGGAAGGAACTGAAGCTGCGGAATGGCTCAACAACCTTGGGGTAACTGCGGTTGTGCTGAAATATCGGGTTCCGACACGAAATCGCGACGTCAAATGGGAAGCGGCTGCCCAGGACGCTCAACGTGCGATCAGCCTGGTTCGCTCTCGGTCGGAAGAATGGATGCTGAATCCCGATCGAGTCGGCGTTCTCGGCTTCTCAGCGGGCGGGCATACGGCCGCTCGTGCGGCTCTTGCTGGTGAAAAACGCTACTACGAAACGCAGGACGATATCGACAAATGGGATTGTCGTCCCAACATGGCCATGCTGATTTACCCGGCCTATCTGGATGAAGGCGACGGAGCGACACTGGCCGACGGTTTGGTCGTGAATGCTTCGAGCCCGCAGATGTTCATAGTCCATGCGTTCGACGATCGCATTTCGGTCACCGGAAGTCTTGCGCTGGCTCTCGAACTGAAGCAGGCCGGCGTCGCCTTCGACCTGCATGTTTACGACACCGGCGGGCACGGCTACGGACTGCGTCCAGTTCCCGATCAACCGGTGACAAGCTGGCCGAATCGCTGTGCTGACTGGATGAAGCGAAACGGCTGGCTGAAAGCGGAAGTCGAAACGAACTCAAAAGCGAAGCAGTCGGAGCAATAA